A region from the Oceanidesulfovibrio marinus genome encodes:
- a CDS encoding DVU0772 family protein, whose translation MSDENACKQWLNEVNWDMVHTDAVTMYLEWGNNNWRDAMRPPVTGSDDYSIYFVVDTWEEPKVVLMKMTKYGSTTLCEKKLPDDLSAQYMHEIGGLKGIHELTPSIRKWLEEELDV comes from the coding sequence ATGAGCGATGAGAATGCCTGCAAGCAGTGGCTCAACGAGGTCAACTGGGACATGGTCCACACCGACGCCGTGACCATGTACCTGGAGTGGGGCAACAACAACTGGCGCGACGCCATGCGGCCGCCCGTCACCGGCTCCGACGACTACTCCATCTATTTTGTGGTCGATACCTGGGAGGAGCCCAAGGTCGTGCTCATGAAGATGACCAAGTACGGCTCCACCACCCTGTGCGAGAAGAAGCTGCCGGACGACCTGTCTGCGCAGTATATGCACGAGATCGGTGGCCTCAAGGGCATCCACGAGCTCACGCCTTCCATCCGCAAGTGGCTGGAAGAGGAGCTGGACGTCTAG
- a CDS encoding TIGR04283 family arsenosugar biosynthesis glycosyltransferase, with product MQTIHQSPPTACTISVIVPVLHEAVRINDHIAHIKALAAAATDVADVEILVVDPEGDTLAALAPENSGVHGGVRGVASPPGRARQMNAAAAAASGEILLFLHADTRLPDDGLQQVAAVLGPVVALIRLGQMPAGLPEAGAFHLAFDDDGFFFRLMAGVAGLRNRLLATPYGDQAQFFTARLFRELGGYPDLPLMEDVAIMHSVGRSGRRPAFAPGKAVTSARRYREEGVLFAAARNTVLRLLYGLGVPATRLARHYPRRRST from the coding sequence ATGCAGACCATTCACCAGAGCCCGCCCACGGCGTGCACGATCTCGGTCATCGTGCCCGTGCTCCACGAGGCCGTGCGCATCAACGACCACATCGCCCACATCAAGGCGCTGGCCGCCGCGGCAACGGATGTGGCGGACGTGGAGATTCTCGTGGTCGACCCGGAAGGCGACACCCTGGCCGCCCTGGCCCCCGAGAACAGTGGTGTGCACGGCGGTGTGCGTGGCGTGGCTTCGCCTCCTGGTCGCGCCCGGCAGATGAACGCGGCGGCGGCAGCAGCCAGCGGCGAGATTCTTCTGTTTCTGCATGCGGATACGCGGTTGCCCGATGATGGCTTGCAACAGGTGGCGGCCGTGCTCGGCCCGGTAGTGGCGCTCATTCGTCTTGGCCAGATGCCGGCCGGCCTGCCCGAGGCCGGGGCGTTTCATCTCGCCTTTGACGACGACGGCTTCTTCTTCCGCCTGATGGCCGGAGTGGCCGGCCTGCGCAATCGCCTGCTGGCCACGCCGTACGGCGACCAGGCCCAGTTCTTCACGGCGCGGCTCTTTCGCGAGCTTGGCGGCTACCCGGACCTGCCGCTCATGGAGGACGTGGCCATCATGCACAGCGTAGGCCGCAGCGGCCGCCGGCCCGCGTTCGCGCCGGGCAAGGCAGTCACCTCCGCGAGGCGTTATCGGGAGGAGGGCGTCCTGTTCGCGGCCGCGCGCAACACGGTGCTGCGGCTGCTGTACGGGCTGGGTGTTCCGGCCACGCGGCTGGCCCGGCACTACCCCAGGCGGCGGAGCACGTGA
- a CDS encoding TIGR04282 family arsenosugar biosynthesis glycosyltransferase → MSQHTNMIMLFARSPEPGAVKTRLERDLAPLMGRDQAQALTLALYEAFLLDTVDGLRQAAGEGVTLRVCFDPPEAGPAMRRLLGADLEYAPQHGDDLGARMANAFEEAFRSVDRAVLMGCDVPDYPQALAVGALDALGEHDAVIAPSLDGGYFLIGFHRAVYRREFFEDIEWGGATVLRDTEAVIRAAGLQLATLPPWNDVDHAHDALAMWAMHRGGTFGGSRTYRILDSHAAVLRQLEDDAATGASAEAICRDLEASREAIRSRLAWDTFVAE, encoded by the coding sequence GTGAGTCAACACACGAACATGATTATGCTCTTTGCCCGCAGCCCGGAGCCCGGCGCGGTGAAGACGCGGCTGGAGCGCGACCTCGCACCGCTCATGGGCCGGGATCAGGCGCAGGCGCTTACCCTGGCGCTGTACGAGGCGTTTCTGCTGGACACGGTGGACGGTCTGCGGCAGGCGGCCGGGGAGGGCGTGACGCTGCGCGTGTGCTTTGATCCGCCAGAGGCCGGGCCGGCGATGCGCCGTCTGCTGGGCGCGGATCTGGAGTACGCGCCGCAGCATGGGGATGACCTTGGCGCGCGCATGGCCAATGCCTTTGAAGAGGCGTTTCGGAGTGTGGACCGCGCCGTGCTGATGGGCTGCGACGTGCCGGACTATCCCCAGGCCCTGGCCGTGGGGGCACTGGATGCTCTTGGCGAGCACGACGCCGTCATCGCACCGTCGCTGGATGGCGGCTACTTCCTTATCGGTTTTCACAGAGCAGTCTACCGCCGCGAGTTTTTTGAAGATATCGAGTGGGGCGGGGCAACGGTGCTGCGCGATACCGAGGCCGTGATTCGCGCCGCCGGGCTGCAGCTGGCCACGCTGCCACCATGGAACGACGTGGACCACGCGCACGACGCCCTGGCCATGTGGGCCATGCACCGGGGCGGCACTTTTGGCGGCTCCCGCACGTACAGGATTCTCGATTCCCACGCGGCCGTGCTTCGGCAACTGGAGGACGACGCTGCCACCGGCGCTTCCGCCGAGGCGATATGCAGGGACCTGGAGGCATCGCGCGAGGCCATTCGCAGCCGCCTGGCGTGGGATACTTTTGTTGCCGAGTGA
- a CDS encoding dihydroorotate dehydrogenase, translating to MASKTPTISDPRVSLPGLDLKNPIMTASGTFGYGLEYASFGKLEDLGAIVVKGLSLKPRAGNTMPRIAETPCGMLNAIGLQNIGVERFLEEKLPALPHDTTPVIANLYACDAAEFGELAAALAADERMGALEVNVSCPNVAAGGQAFGQDPKQAAAVTRAVKDAAGDKPVMVKLSPNVADITTVAKAVADAGADMLTCINTLLGMAVDLKTRRPRLANVVGGLSGPAIKPVALRCVWQVCQAVDIPVIGVGGISNATDVLEFILAGAHAVQIGTANFMRPDTVFSIVNELPILMNGYGVMTLDDLRGTLET from the coding sequence ATGGCCTCCAAGACGCCGACAATATCGGACCCCCGTGTATCGCTGCCCGGCCTCGACCTCAAGAACCCCATTATGACCGCGTCCGGCACGTTTGGCTACGGTCTTGAGTACGCCTCTTTCGGCAAGCTGGAGGACCTGGGCGCCATCGTGGTCAAGGGCCTTTCCCTCAAGCCGCGCGCCGGCAACACCATGCCTCGCATCGCCGAGACGCCGTGCGGCATGCTCAACGCCATCGGCCTGCAGAACATCGGCGTGGAACGCTTTCTGGAAGAAAAGCTCCCGGCCCTGCCCCACGACACCACACCGGTCATCGCCAACCTCTACGCCTGCGACGCCGCCGAGTTCGGCGAGCTCGCCGCCGCGCTGGCCGCGGACGAGCGTATGGGCGCGCTGGAGGTGAACGTCTCCTGCCCCAACGTGGCGGCCGGCGGCCAGGCGTTCGGACAAGACCCCAAGCAGGCCGCAGCCGTGACCCGCGCCGTGAAGGACGCGGCCGGGGACAAGCCGGTCATGGTCAAGCTCTCGCCCAACGTGGCGGATATCACCACCGTGGCCAAGGCCGTGGCCGACGCCGGCGCGGATATGCTGACCTGCATCAACACCCTGCTGGGCATGGCCGTGGACCTGAAAACACGGCGCCCCCGCCTGGCCAACGTGGTGGGCGGGCTCTCCGGCCCGGCCATCAAACCCGTGGCCCTGCGCTGCGTCTGGCAGGTGTGCCAGGCCGTGGATATCCCGGTCATCGGCGTGGGCGGCATCTCCAACGCCACCGACGTCCTGGAGTTCATCCTGGCCGGCGCGCACGCCGTGCAGATCGGTACCGCCAACTTCATGCGGCCGGATACCGTGTTCTCCATCGTCAACGAGCTGCCCATCCTCATGAACGGCTACGGCGTCATGACGCTGGACGACCTGCGCGGCACCCTGGAAACCTGA
- a CDS encoding dihydroorotate dehydrogenase electron transfer subunit gives MPFGQTSTGVTHCFALRLEDPGWSHWRPGQFVMVRHPSFGLELIWGRAFSISRLVSSGLSLFIQAQGRGSERLSAANPGDKVTVWGPLGNGFAIQDKRTLMLAGGVGIAPFLAYAENHPTPHKLELIFGHRLPLETYPFDNAKTLVPEMTVSSFHERSPEDLPVFLEMVDEAIMNHATSGLVLACGPTPFLRAVKQMAAKHGAMAQLSLENKMGCGVGACLGCVIKDTKGENVQVCSKGPVFWSHKIEL, from the coding sequence GTGCCGTTCGGTCAAACGTCCACTGGCGTCACCCATTGTTTTGCCCTGCGGCTGGAAGATCCGGGCTGGTCGCACTGGCGGCCCGGCCAGTTCGTCATGGTCCGCCACCCCAGCTTCGGCCTGGAGCTGATCTGGGGCCGGGCCTTCTCCATCAGCCGGCTGGTCTCCTCCGGCCTCTCCCTGTTCATCCAGGCCCAGGGGCGCGGCTCGGAACGCCTGTCCGCAGCCAACCCCGGCGACAAGGTCACGGTCTGGGGCCCTTTGGGCAACGGCTTCGCCATCCAGGACAAGCGCACCCTGATGCTGGCCGGCGGCGTGGGCATTGCGCCATTCCTGGCCTACGCCGAGAACCACCCCACGCCCCACAAGCTGGAGCTGATCTTTGGCCACCGCCTGCCCCTGGAGACGTACCCGTTTGACAACGCCAAGACCCTGGTCCCGGAGATGACCGTGAGCAGCTTCCATGAGCGCTCGCCCGAAGATCTGCCCGTGTTTCTGGAGATGGTGGACGAGGCGATCATGAATCACGCCACCAGCGGCCTCGTGCTCGCCTGCGGGCCCACGCCGTTTCTGCGCGCCGTTAAACAGATGGCGGCCAAGCACGGCGCAATGGCACAACTTTCCCTGGAAAACAAGATGGGATGTGGTGTGGGCGCGTGCCTTGGCTGCGTGATCAAGGACACCAAGGGCGAAAACGTGCAGGTCTGCTCCAAGGGACCGGTCTTCTGGTCCCACAAGATAGAGCTGTAA
- a CDS encoding peptidase U32 family protein: MQSDLSQAQKNHRPEILAPAGDRQAFLAALAAGADAIYMGLKHFSARMQASNFAVKETMALADLAHAHDAKLYLAFNTLLKPGDLAAAGRLVERFSRPNTPSPDALIVQDLGMVEVARQAGFQGELHLSTLAALSPTAGLQTASQLGVSRVVLPRELDIEEIKAMAETCPEDMDLEVFVHGALCYAVSGRCYWSTALGGKSGLRGRCVQPCRRIYARGRHKDRFFSCFDLGLDLMVKTLLEVPRVACWKIEGRKKGAHYVYYTTTAYRMLRDQGRDPAMRKEAEAILERALGRPTSRSRFLPQSRQLPLPGPKDAGRTGSGLFVGTVARTPEGTAYLKPRVPLIPRDLLRIGSEDEKHHRILKVSKAVPKAGTLDIPPDSGPFPKKSPNGKSTSFRDDRRGPKGKDGKDGKYGKSGKFQSKGGKRPFVPRGKVPPSGTPVYLVDRQEPQLMERINAMEAEAQRRPEIKSPGESKFQPRLPERYVAGKEPIIDMLVRRSPPKGKDTKFRGQLALWMSPRLIDQVSRTFLPRTWWWLPPVIWPDEEKLWRAVLLRMVKQGARTFVLNAPWQMALLPERQPEPQRKTEGKRKVPEWQILAGPFCNISNALAVESLAGLGFTGAIVSPELGRDDYLALPQHSPLPLGIVTGGFWPACVSRHTPAPIKQREPLTSPKGEVYWPRTMGQNLWLFPSWPVDLSEHRQTLENAGYRWFVTVDEVRPKEVADPGRTTVMNWDGGLL, encoded by the coding sequence ATGCAATCAGATCTGTCGCAGGCACAGAAGAATCATCGCCCGGAGATATTGGCTCCCGCAGGCGACAGACAGGCGTTCCTCGCGGCTCTGGCCGCCGGGGCAGACGCCATATACATGGGTCTTAAACATTTCTCTGCCAGAATGCAGGCTTCGAACTTCGCCGTCAAGGAAACCATGGCTTTGGCGGATCTTGCACACGCCCACGACGCCAAGCTCTATCTTGCGTTCAACACGCTGCTCAAGCCGGGGGACCTGGCCGCCGCCGGGCGGCTTGTGGAGCGGTTCTCGCGGCCCAATACCCCGTCTCCCGATGCGCTGATTGTCCAGGATCTTGGAATGGTCGAGGTCGCCCGCCAGGCCGGGTTCCAGGGGGAGTTGCATCTCTCCACCCTGGCGGCGCTTTCGCCTACGGCCGGGCTGCAGACCGCGTCACAGCTGGGCGTCTCCCGCGTGGTGCTCCCGCGCGAGCTGGACATCGAGGAAATAAAGGCCATGGCCGAAACCTGCCCGGAGGATATGGACCTGGAGGTCTTTGTCCACGGCGCGTTGTGCTACGCCGTGTCCGGCCGCTGCTACTGGTCCACGGCCCTGGGCGGCAAGAGCGGCCTGCGCGGCCGTTGCGTGCAGCCGTGCCGCCGCATCTACGCCAGGGGCAGGCACAAGGACCGCTTCTTTTCCTGCTTCGATCTCGGCCTGGACCTCATGGTCAAGACGCTGCTGGAGGTGCCCCGGGTGGCCTGCTGGAAAATCGAGGGCCGCAAGAAGGGCGCGCATTACGTCTACTACACGACCACGGCGTACCGCATGCTGCGCGACCAGGGCCGGGACCCGGCCATGCGCAAGGAGGCCGAGGCCATCCTGGAGCGCGCGCTGGGGCGGCCCACCAGCCGCTCGCGCTTTTTGCCACAGAGCCGGCAGCTGCCCCTGCCCGGACCCAAGGACGCCGGCCGCACCGGCTCCGGCCTGTTCGTGGGCACCGTGGCGCGCACACCCGAAGGCACGGCGTATCTCAAACCGCGTGTGCCGCTTATTCCACGGGATTTGTTGCGCATCGGCTCCGAGGACGAGAAGCACCACCGCATTCTCAAGGTGAGCAAGGCCGTGCCCAAGGCCGGCACGCTGGATATCCCGCCGGACTCCGGCCCCTTCCCCAAAAAATCCCCGAACGGCAAGAGCACGTCTTTCAGGGATGATCGCCGCGGCCCCAAGGGCAAAGACGGGAAGGACGGCAAGTACGGGAAGAGCGGAAAGTTTCAGAGCAAGGGCGGCAAACGGCCGTTCGTACCGCGGGGCAAGGTGCCGCCGTCCGGCACGCCGGTATATCTGGTGGACCGGCAGGAGCCGCAGTTGATGGAGCGCATCAACGCGATGGAGGCCGAGGCGCAGCGCAGGCCCGAGATCAAGTCGCCCGGGGAGTCGAAGTTCCAGCCGCGGCTGCCGGAGCGGTACGTGGCGGGCAAGGAGCCGATCATCGACATGCTGGTGCGCCGCTCCCCGCCCAAGGGCAAGGATACCAAGTTCCGCGGGCAGCTCGCGCTGTGGATGTCGCCGCGGCTCATCGACCAGGTCTCGCGGACCTTCCTGCCGCGCACGTGGTGGTGGCTGCCGCCGGTCATCTGGCCGGACGAGGAAAAGCTGTGGCGCGCCGTGCTGCTGCGCATGGTCAAGCAGGGGGCGCGGACCTTCGTGCTCAACGCGCCGTGGCAGATGGCGCTGCTGCCGGAACGCCAGCCCGAGCCGCAACGCAAGACCGAGGGCAAGCGCAAGGTGCCGGAGTGGCAGATCCTGGCCGGGCCGTTCTGCAACATCTCCAACGCGCTGGCCGTGGAGTCGCTGGCCGGGCTCGGCTTTACCGGGGCCATTGTCAGCCCGGAGCTGGGCAGGGACGACTACCTGGCGCTGCCGCAGCACTCGCCGCTGCCGCTGGGCATTGTCACGGGCGGGTTCTGGCCGGCGTGCGTCTCACGCCACACACCCGCGCCCATCAAGCAGCGCGAGCCGCTGACCAGCCCCAAGGGCGAGGTCTACTGGCCGCGGACCATGGGGCAGAACCTCTGGCTCTTCCCGAGCTGGCCCGTGGACCTGTCCGAGCACCGCCAGACGCTGGAAAACGCCGGCTACCGCTGGTTCGTGACCGTGGACGAGGTCAGGCCGAAAGAAGTGGCTGATCCTGGGAGAACGACTGTTATGAACTGGGATGGTGGGTTGTTGTGA
- a CDS encoding metal-dependent hydrolase: MNHTITWHGHANFQLTAGDVSVIIDPFFEGNAFATVDPESIEKLDIILVTHDHGDHVGHAVELAKRTGAMVGAVVGTAGKLVEQGVPQEQIINGIGFNIGGSVTVKGVTITMTQAFHSSDTSVPVGYILTFPDGYTAYHAGDTGIFSSMELWGKLYAIDLAMLPIGGVFTMDPRQAAMACWMLDCDAVAPMHWGTFPVLEQSTDEFERLLKQEAPDCAMLRLEPGKPTEVKAASGDTCGCNDE; this comes from the coding sequence ATGAATCATACCATCACCTGGCACGGCCACGCGAACTTCCAGCTCACCGCCGGCGACGTTTCGGTGATCATCGACCCGTTTTTCGAGGGCAATGCATTCGCCACGGTGGACCCGGAATCCATCGAGAAGCTGGACATAATTCTGGTGACGCACGACCACGGGGACCACGTGGGCCATGCCGTGGAGCTGGCCAAGCGGACCGGCGCCATGGTGGGCGCGGTGGTGGGCACGGCAGGCAAACTGGTGGAGCAAGGCGTGCCGCAGGAGCAGATCATCAACGGCATCGGCTTCAACATCGGCGGGTCGGTGACGGTGAAGGGCGTGACCATCACCATGACGCAGGCGTTCCACTCGTCGGACACGAGCGTGCCCGTGGGCTACATCCTCACCTTCCCGGACGGCTACACAGCGTATCACGCCGGGGACACGGGAATTTTTTCGAGCATGGAGCTCTGGGGCAAGCTCTACGCCATCGACCTGGCCATGCTGCCCATCGGCGGCGTGTTCACCATGGACCCGCGCCAGGCCGCCATGGCCTGCTGGATGCTGGACTGCGACGCCGTCGCGCCCATGCACTGGGGCACGTTCCCGGTGCTGGAGCAGAGCACCGACGAGTTCGAGCGGCTGCTGAAGCAGGAGGCCCCGGACTGCGCCATGCTGCGCCTGGAGCCGGGCAAACCCACCGAGGTGAAAGCCGCCAGCGGCGACACGTGCGGGTGCAATGACGAGTGA
- a CDS encoding UbiX family flavin prenyltransferase, whose product MKTSRRIILGISGASGMPYALRLLYILADNTDVETHVVISDGAREVLRHETQLTRAGLDERLTRATRVYSQHEIAAAPASGSWQHQGMVVCPCSMASLAAIANGFGANLLHRAADVTLKEKRPLILVVRETPLNLVHLRNMTAAAEAGATIMPACPGFYTRPASIEQLVDHLVARILDQLGVPHDLSSRWEG is encoded by the coding sequence ATGAAGACCTCCCGCCGCATCATACTGGGCATCTCCGGCGCCAGCGGAATGCCCTACGCCCTGCGTCTCCTCTATATCCTCGCCGACAACACGGACGTTGAAACCCACGTCGTCATCTCCGACGGCGCCCGGGAAGTGCTCCGGCACGAGACGCAGCTCACCCGCGCCGGCCTAGACGAACGCCTGACCCGCGCCACCCGCGTCTACTCCCAACACGAGATCGCCGCGGCCCCGGCCTCCGGCTCCTGGCAACACCAGGGCATGGTCGTCTGCCCGTGCTCCATGGCCAGCCTCGCGGCCATCGCCAACGGCTTCGGCGCCAACCTGCTCCACCGCGCCGCCGACGTCACGCTCAAGGAAAAACGCCCCCTCATCCTCGTGGTGCGGGAAACACCGCTCAACCTCGTCCACCTGCGCAACATGACCGCCGCGGCCGAGGCCGGCGCCACCATCATGCCGGCCTGCCCCGGCTTCTATACCCGGCCCGCCAGCATCGAGCAGCTCGTCGACCATCTCGTGGCCCGCATCCTCGACCAGCTCGGCGTGCCGCACGACCTCTCCTCCCGCTGGGAGGGGTGA
- a CDS encoding menaquinone biosynthesis decarboxylase has translation MAYKDLQDFIKDLEKKNELKRVGALLDPYLEIAEVTDRASKGYGPALLFTNVQGKKFPVLTNAFGSYERMHMALEVDCLDDVAHQITDFIELEKPEGIVKKLKMLPKLSRMANIFPKTVTKAPCQDVVITGDEVDLSILPVLTTWPEDAGPFITLPLVITKNPETGMRNVGMYRMQVFDKNTTGMHWHRHKGGAYHYHLAEQKGERLEMAVAIGPDPAVTYAATAPIPDEVDELLFAGFLRQAPVETVKCKTVDIEVPANCQFVLEGYVEPNERRREGPFGDHTGYYSLADDYPVFHVTAITHRKDAVYPATLVGPPPMEDCYMGKATERIFLPIIKKQLPEVIDMNLPLEGVFHNYCFVSIDKRYPGQTRKVMYALWGLGQMMFTKIIVIVDKNVNVQNVSEVLWRVGNNVDPRRDLVIVEGPLDALDHASPTAFYGGKLGIDATKKGPDENHFREWPSSLRMDPEVKARIDSVWNKLDIPLPGVPKVPPKGRP, from the coding sequence ATGGCCTACAAGGATCTTCAGGACTTCATCAAGGACCTCGAAAAGAAGAACGAGCTCAAGCGCGTGGGCGCACTGCTCGACCCCTATCTGGAGATTGCGGAGGTCACCGACCGCGCCTCCAAGGGCTATGGTCCGGCCCTGCTCTTCACCAATGTCCAGGGCAAGAAGTTCCCTGTGCTGACCAACGCCTTCGGCTCGTACGAACGCATGCATATGGCCCTGGAGGTGGACTGCCTCGACGACGTGGCCCACCAGATCACGGACTTCATCGAGCTCGAAAAGCCCGAAGGCATCGTCAAAAAGCTCAAGATGCTGCCCAAGCTCTCGCGCATGGCCAACATCTTCCCCAAAACAGTCACCAAGGCGCCCTGCCAGGACGTGGTCATCACCGGCGACGAGGTGGACCTCTCCATCCTGCCCGTGCTCACCACCTGGCCCGAGGACGCCGGCCCGTTCATCACCCTGCCCCTGGTCATTACCAAGAACCCGGAAACCGGCATGCGCAACGTGGGCATGTACCGCATGCAGGTGTTCGACAAAAACACAACCGGCATGCACTGGCACCGGCACAAGGGCGGGGCCTACCACTACCACCTGGCCGAGCAGAAGGGTGAGCGCCTGGAGATGGCCGTGGCCATCGGACCGGACCCGGCCGTGACCTACGCCGCCACCGCGCCCATCCCGGATGAGGTGGACGAGCTCCTCTTTGCCGGGTTCCTGCGCCAGGCCCCCGTGGAAACCGTGAAGTGCAAGACCGTGGACATCGAGGTGCCGGCCAACTGCCAGTTCGTGCTCGAAGGTTATGTGGAGCCGAACGAGCGCCGCCGCGAAGGCCCCTTTGGCGACCACACCGGCTACTACTCCCTGGCCGACGACTACCCCGTGTTCCACGTCACGGCCATCACCCACCGCAAGGACGCCGTGTACCCGGCCACTCTGGTGGGCCCGCCGCCCATGGAGGACTGCTACATGGGCAAGGCCACGGAGCGCATCTTCCTGCCCATCATCAAGAAGCAGCTCCCGGAAGTCATCGACATGAACCTGCCGCTGGAAGGCGTGTTCCACAACTACTGCTTCGTCTCCATCGACAAGCGCTACCCCGGCCAGACGCGCAAGGTCATGTACGCCCTCTGGGGCCTGGGCCAGATGATGTTCACCAAGATCATCGTCATCGTGGACAAGAACGTGAACGTGCAGAACGTCTCCGAGGTGCTCTGGCGCGTGGGCAACAACGTGGACCCGCGGCGCGACCTCGTCATTGTCGAAGGCCCGCTCGACGCCCTGGACCACGCCTCGCCCACTGCCTTCTACGGCGGCAAGCTCGGCATCGACGCCACCAAGAAAGGCCCGGACGAGAACCACTTCCGCGAGTGGCCCAGCTCCCTGCGCATGGACCCGGAGGTCAAGGCCCGCATCGACTCGGTCTGGAACAAGCTGGACATCCCTCTACCCGGCGTGCCCAAGGTTCCGCCCAAAGGAAGACCGTAG
- a CDS encoding energy transducer TonB yields MHGSDVLISTLLHLSLLALLLTGLGNTPLTPPEDACYVVGMVELRQAAALPAQGAPMSQNIDTIPEEEAVLPAEPEPSVPLPEPVVEEAVPEPEPEPEPEAAPVPIPEVHKDPAPTAPPKPEPRRVEKKRTPPKQRARAKKAASKQTPASQNSTASPQIAAARSDIGQKAAAGAGRRGNGLSNGQPYRVDAVDIPPRVTRSVIPTYPRRAQRMRIEGTVLVSMVVDPAGKPTNLAVRKAEPAGVFESAALEAARRYVFLPGTVGGRNVSTLVMLPFHFVLEE; encoded by the coding sequence ATGCACGGCAGCGATGTACTGATCTCCACCCTGCTGCACCTGAGCCTCCTGGCGCTGTTGCTCACCGGGCTGGGCAACACGCCGCTCACGCCGCCCGAAGACGCGTGCTACGTGGTGGGCATGGTGGAGCTCCGGCAGGCCGCCGCGCTCCCTGCGCAGGGTGCTCCCATGTCTCAGAATATAGACACAATACCGGAGGAAGAGGCGGTGCTTCCGGCAGAGCCCGAACCTTCCGTTCCCTTGCCCGAACCTGTTGTGGAGGAAGCTGTCCCGGAACCGGAACCGGAACCAGAACCGGAAGCCGCGCCTGTTCCAATCCCGGAGGTCCATAAGGACCCTGCGCCCACAGCCCCTCCAAAGCCTGAGCCGAGACGCGTTGAGAAAAAGAGGACTCCGCCAAAGCAGCGAGCCCGCGCGAAGAAGGCCGCCTCGAAGCAGACCCCAGCTTCTCAGAACAGCACCGCCTCGCCTCAGATAGCAGCAGCTCGATCCGACATCGGACAAAAAGCGGCAGCAGGAGCAGGGAGGCGCGGCAATGGCCTGTCGAACGGGCAGCCGTATCGAGTCGATGCGGTGGACATCCCGCCCCGCGTTACCCGATCGGTCATTCCAACGTATCCGCGCCGTGCGCAACGCATGCGGATCGAAGGCACCGTGCTCGTGAGCATGGTGGTGGACCCGGCGGGAAAGCCCACGAACCTTGCTGTCCGCAAGGCCGAGCCGGCAGGTGTCTTCGAGTCGGCCGCGTTGGAAGCTGCCAGGCGCTATGTCTTTCTGCCCGGCACGGTCGGCGGCCGGAACGTGTCCACTCTTGTCATGCTGCCCTTCCATTTCGTGCTGGAGGAATGA
- a CDS encoding ExbD/TolR family protein, with translation MSRRKQRKLASEINVTPFVDVMLVLLIIFMVTAPMMTEGLEVELPQTKTVETLPAGQDQIVVGVKGEGAVYVNEHAVPLAALARHLGMTAGNSHTVLLQADRSVPYGRIVDVMGRIREAGVQHLGIVARRSGRDE, from the coding sequence ATGAGCCGCCGCAAGCAACGCAAGCTCGCATCGGAGATCAACGTCACGCCGTTCGTGGACGTCATGCTCGTGCTGCTGATCATCTTCATGGTCACCGCGCCCATGATGACCGAGGGCCTGGAGGTGGAGCTGCCACAGACCAAAACCGTGGAGACCCTGCCGGCCGGCCAGGACCAGATCGTGGTGGGCGTCAAGGGCGAGGGCGCGGTGTACGTTAACGAGCACGCCGTGCCGTTGGCGGCCCTTGCCAGACACCTGGGCATGACGGCAGGCAACTCGCATACCGTGCTGCTGCAGGCGGACAGATCCGTGCCGTACGGTCGCATCGTGGATGTCATGGGCCGCATCCGCGAGGCCGGCGTCCAGCATCTCGGCATCGTGGCCAGGCGGTCCGGCAGGGATGAGTGA
- a CDS encoding MotA/TolQ/ExbB proton channel family protein codes for MDGNLLHILASASELALAVLLLLVAMSAMSWAIIFMMSRRLAAARRGIRQLRLCMQDAGSLEKALQDIDLHAGPAFKDMAELGVEELSRLARSGHADTLADDNIGAVLHHAAAGEMQRLSRPLALLAVAASSAPFIGLLGTVWGIMHSFHAIGTMQSASLATVAPGISEALIATAVGLGVAIPAGMAFNLFQSRIESIETEYERCAALLLNRIRHEARANPDAVTLCRDAGPRQVYS; via the coding sequence ATGGATGGCAATCTGCTGCATATTTTGGCCAGCGCGAGCGAGCTGGCGCTGGCCGTACTGCTCCTGCTCGTGGCCATGTCCGCCATGAGCTGGGCGATCATCTTCATGATGTCCCGCAGGCTGGCGGCGGCCCGGCGCGGCATCCGGCAGCTCCGGCTCTGTATGCAGGACGCCGGGTCCCTGGAAAAGGCCCTACAGGACATCGACCTGCACGCCGGCCCCGCGTTCAAGGACATGGCCGAGCTTGGAGTGGAGGAGCTATCACGGCTTGCCCGCTCAGGCCATGCAGACACCCTTGCCGACGACAACATCGGCGCGGTCCTGCACCACGCCGCGGCCGGGGAGATGCAACGGCTTTCCCGTCCTCTGGCGCTGCTCGCCGTGGCGGCCAGCTCTGCGCCGTTCATCGGGCTTCTCGGCACGGTCTGGGGCATCATGCACTCATTCCACGCCATAGGGACGATGCAGTCCGCGTCCCTGGCGACGGTCGCACCCGGCATCTCGGAAGCGCTCATTGCCACGGCCGTGGGCCTTGGTGTGGCCATCCCGGCCGGCATGGCCTTCAACCTGTTCCAGAGCAGAATCGAATCCATCGAGACGGAGTACGAACGATGCGCCGCCTTGCTGCTCAACCGGATTCGCCACGAAGCCCGCGCCAATCCAGACGCAGTCACCCTTTGCCGTGACGCCGGTCCCAGGCAGGTCTACTCATGA